In Chitinophaga sp. H8, the sequence CGGTATTACCATTGCTTATCAGTCGCTCAAAGCGGGACTGGCCAATCCTGTTAACAGTTTAAGAATAGAATAAGCAGCTGTTCCTAAAACATCCTATATGCTAAAAAATTATTTTATAGTTGCCTGGCGCAACCTGTTCAGAAACAAAGTATATTCTGCCGTGAACATTATCGGGCTGGCTACCGGTATGACAGTAGCCTTGCTCATTGGTTTGTGGATATGGGATGAACTTACTTTTAATAAACGGTATCCCCATTATGATCAGCTGGCCCAGGTATTGATCACCCAAAAATTTAATGGAGAAACGGGAACAGGACCTATTAACTCGATCCCTGCTATTACTGAATTACGGAATAAGTATGGAGGCGACTTTAAACACGTAGCCCTTGTTTCGTTTAATAATGACCGTATCATGGCAGCAGGGGAGGTGAAACTCACGGCTAAAGGGATGTGGGCAGAACCTGCTTTTCCGGAGATGCTGACGTTGAAGATGTTAGCAGGTAAGCAAACAGCCTTGGAGGATCCTTCTTCCATATTACTCTCTCATAGTTTGGCGACTGCTTTATTTGGTAAAGAAGATCCTATGAATAAGCTGGTGAAGATGGATAATCATATTGATCTGAAAGTAGCCGGGGTATATGAGGATTTGCCTCCTAATGGATCTTTTAATGATACCAAATTTCTGGTGGCATGGGATAAGTATAAGGCTACGGAAAAATGGGTGGATTACGCACAAAAGGAATGGGATAATCATGGTTTCCTGGCATTTGTGCAATTGAATGAGCATGTGGACATTGACCGGGTAAATGCGCAGATCAGGGATCTTGCCAAACCTCACGTCACTTCCGGCAATGAGGAATTACAATTACATCCGATGCGCCAGTGGCATTTGTACGGCGAATTCAGGAATGGTAAGGTGGTAGGTGGCCGTATCCAGTTTGTATGGCTTTTTGGCACCATTGGTGTGTTTGTGTTGTTGCTGGCCTGTATCAATTTTATGAATCTTTCTACCGCACGCAGTGAAAAGCGGAGCAAGGAAGTGGGGATCCGCAAAGCAGTAGGTGCGCAGCGAGGGCAACTGATCCGGCAGCTGCTCAGTGAATCTCTGCTGATGGCAGGGCTAAGTTTTTTATTAGCGATCGTATTGTTGCAGTTAGTACTGCCTTTCTTTAATACGCTGGCAGATAAACAGATCCATGTGCCCTGGCTGCATCCTATGTTCTGGTTGCTTACGCTGGGGTTTACCTTGTTTACCGGCTTTATAGCCGGGAGTTATCCTGCGTTTTATTTATCCGGGTTTAAGCCGGTGAAAGTATTGAAAGGTACGTTCCGGGCAGGGCGTTATGCCACGTTGCCCAGAAAGGTATTGGTAGTGACCCAGTTTACAGTATCTGTTACTTTGATCATCGGCACATTGATTGTATACCGGCAAATACAATATGCAAAGAACCGCCCGGTAGGATACACCCGGGAGGGCCTGATCACTATAGAAATGAATACGCCGGAAATAACCGGCCGTTATAATGCATTGCGGGAGGAATTACTGGCCACCGGTGCGGTAGCCGATATGGGGGAATCATCCAGTAAGTCGACCGGCATTGAAAACACCAATACGGGTTTTAGCTGGGAAGGCTTGCCTCCGGGAGCAACACCCAACTTTGCTACCGTATCCGTGACGCATGATTATGGTAACACTATTGGCTGGCAGATAAAAGAGGGGCGCGATTTTTCCAGGAGCTTTCCAACAGATTCCGGCGGTTTTCTCCTCAATGAAGCTGCTGTAAAGCTTATCGGGATGAAAGAGCCTATAGGAAAGATCATTTCCTGGAATGGAAAACCACATACAGTGCTGGGCATAGTAAAGAATGTGGTCATGGAATCGCCTTACCAGCCGGTTTATCCACTCATTTATAACCTGGATTATAGCTATCTAATGTATATCACCATACGGATCAATCCGGTGATGCCTGTGAGAGAGGCATTGGCTAAGATAACGCCGGTATTTACCAGGAACAACCCTGGCAGTCCGTTTGTATACCAGTTTACCGATCAGGAATACGCCGCCAAGTTCAGCGATGAAGAGCGTATCGGGCGGCTGGCGGCTGTATTTGCGGCGCTGGCGATCTTTATTTCCTGTCTGGGATTATCGGGGCTGGCCTCATTTGTAGCAGAGCAACGTACCCGCGAAATAGGGGTGCGTAAAGTATTGGGAGCATCTGTTTTCAGTTTATGGAAATTATTATCGAGAGACTTTATCGTGCTGGTGCTCGTAGCGGTGGTGATTGCTACACCGGTAGCCTGGCATTTCCTGACGCAGTGGCTGCAAAAATATGAATACCGGGCACCGGTTTCCTGGTGGATCTTTGCGTTGGCTGGGTTGAGTGCACTACTCATCACTTTGGCTACCGTGAGCTATCAGGCTATCAGGGCGGCACGCATGAATCCTGTCAAAAGCCTGCATACAAACTGACGGGCAGGAGTATTTAGGAATACCTGTTATGCAGGTGTACGCAGGAAGGCGATCGGATAGTGGGCGCTGAATACTTGCGGTGGTTTGCACAGCTTTATTTATGTAATTCCGGATTGGCTTTTTTCTGAAAACTATAGATCAGGTAAAATAGCGCGGGAAGGATAAAAATACTGCCAAGCAGCAATGCCAGTGCCAGCGCTTCGATGGTTTTATCCTGCCCCCGGTGTTCCAGTAAGGAGAGATACCCGCCGTTTTTAAGTAATACGATATTGGGAAAATGCCGGAAGGTAGTGGTAAACAGGATCATGGTTACCTGGAATCCGGCCAGTACCCGCAGAATACGTGTTTTGCCCTTGTATAGCAGGTACCACATCAGGATCAGGGAAAGCGTAGCTGCTACGATAGCCAATACCCCCCAGGTATTACCGAACACCCATTGTGTTAAAGGAATGCCTTCCGCATAGGCCGCTATAAATACCAGTGCCCCACAGATCACCGCAGCAATATTCGTGTTTTTTGTTTTGCTGATAAACCGCTGCCGGTCTGTTTCATTATCCGTTTCTCCAATCAGGTATACTGCCGCCAGGAAACCACAGATCGCTACGGTAAAGCACCCTACAGATACAGAGAACCAGTTGAGCCAGCTGAATATGTAGGCCGACAGAAAATCCGAGGCCTGCGTATCAATATGCCCCGACACCGCACTGCCTGCAATGATACCGAGGAAAAGCGGTGTGATAAGACTGGAGTATTGGAAGATCTTGTTGTATAACACCTGCATTTCATCCGCCACGGCATCATAATGCCGGAAGGTGAAGGCCGTACCCCGCGCAATGATACCCAGGAGCATGATCACCAAAGGGATATGCAGGTGTACAGACATGGTGGTATAAATAGCCGGGAATCCTACAAAGAGGATCACGATGGTAATGATCAGCCACATATGATTGGCCTCCCAGATAGGCCCGATAGCACGATACATGGTACGACGGGTTTTGCTCCTGTTTTTCCGGGAAGTGAACAATTCAATAATACCCGCACCAAAATCGGCCCCACCTAACAACAGATAAAATAAAATGGCTGCCCAGAGATAAGCAATTACAACGTATAACATAACCTTAGCCTTTTATTTGTGAAGGATCAGCAGGTAAATCGTATAATTTTCCTACCATTTTTATCTGCCGGTATAACATAAAGATCACGATAATAGAAAGGGACACATACACGGCGGTAAACAGATAAAAAGAGTAGATGATACCAGGCATGGGTGTTACGGCATCGGCTGTGCGCATTACATTGTGAATGATCCAGGGCTGGCGTCCTACCTCGGTTACCGTCCACCCGGCTTCTACCGCAATAAATCCCATCGGTGTGGCGATGACAAACAGTTTGAGCAGCCACCTGCTGTCCAGCCACCGTTTACGTTTCCATAATGCCAGAAAATAAAGCAGCGCAATACCCATCATGGCCATACCCAAACCTACCATTACCTGGAAAGCATAATGGGTAACGGCAACGGGTGGATGATTTTCGGGTGGAGTGCTATCCAGGCCTTTTACTTCCGCATTAAAATCGTTGTGCGCCATGAAGCTCAGCAAGCCGGGGATTTTGAGTGCGTATTTTACAGTTTGTGTTTTTTCGTCGGGGATACCACCGATAATGAGCGGGGCCGCTTTTTCCGTATGGAAATGGGCTTCCATGGCCGCCAGTTTTGCCGGTTGCCGTTTGGCCACATCCTTAGCAGAAATATCACCACTCAACGGCTGTAAGATAGCCGCCACGGTACCAAAAACCGCTGCTATTTTAAAGGCTTTGCTGTGAAATGGTACATTTTTCCCTTTCAGGATCATGAGCGCATGAACACCAGCTACTGCAAACCCGGTAGCTACAAAAGCCGCTACAGACATATGTAAAGCCTGTGAAAACCAGGCATCATTAAACATGGCTTTAATGGGATCAATATTGGTATATTCTCCATTGATATAATCGAAACCGGTAGGGCTGTTCATCCATGCATTGGCCGCCACCACCAGGATACCGGAGATCAGCCCGCTGATACCTACGATTACCCCCGTAACCCAATGAAACCAGCGGTTGAACCGGTCCCACCCGTACAGGAAAAAGCCCAGTGCAATGGCCTCAATAAAAAAAGCCGTGCCTTCCAGGGAAAAAGGCATACCGAAGATAGGACCGGCATGCTTCATGAATTCCGGCCATAATAGTCCCAGTTCAAAAGACAAAACAGTGCCGGATACCGCGCCGGTAGCGAAGAAGATAGCTACTCCTTTGCTCCATGCTTTAGTAATATTTTTATAGACAGGATTGTTTGTTTTGAGGTAATAATAGTGGGAAACTGCCATGAAAAAAGGCATCACCATTCCAATACACGAAAAAATAATGTGAAAGCCCAGGGACAACGCCATTTGAGATCTGGCAGCGAGAAAATCATCCATAGCAGTTTAGCGTTTATATAAATAAACCGGCAAGATTGCACGAAAATAACAAGCGTTTGTGTGCTTGTTATTTTCGGGTACAAAACTAAGGCTTAATTACTATGCAACCTGCAGGAATGGTTTATTTATTTTCGCTTCTTTTTGCTTAAGGGCGTGATTTCCACTTTACGGAATTCTACCTCTGAACCCTCAGCCTGTAAGGCTATACTGCCTTTGCTGGCGGTACAGTTGGTACCGTGGTTAACAAGTTGTCCATTGATCCATACTTTTATTTCATTCCCCCGGCATTCCAGTTTCATCGTATTCCATTCACCTACCGGATTTTCTGAATTATCGGTCAGATTAAGGATGCGGCGGCCTTTACCTTCCGTGGTACCCCAGTTTTCTTTGGGTCCCCGGCGTTTTTCCATATCAGGTACCGCAATATCTTCACCAATACACCAGAAATCACCGGCATTCTCATGCATCAGTTGCGCTTCGATAGACTTTGGAAACATGGCATATAATACCCGGGGAGTAGAAGCATGCACCAATACCCCGCAATTACCCGGTTTGGCAGCAAAACGGTATTGTACTTCCAGTTGGTAATTTTCATAGGTAGAATCCGTGATCAGGTGCCCCTGCGGGTCGGCCAGGCTAACAAGCAGCCCATTGCGGATAATAAAAGGGGCCTTTACGGAAGTGTCCTTATCCATTGCAGGTACATCCATATGCCAGCCGCTAAAGTCTTTAAAATTAAAAAGGCTGTAGGATTGTGCATGTGCGGCCGCACCAGCGCAAAAAAGAAGGGCAGTAAGTAAAAAGTGCTTTTTCATACGGGACAATATAATATAAGTGATTAGCAAAGATGAATGATTAACTTTAAGGTTGCAATAATTCCACGATGAAAAAAAATATTTTATGGATTTTCCTGTTGCTGGCCACTGCCGGTAATAGCCAGACAACGCCCATCATCAGTACAGATACGGCATCCACCTTTACTAATCCGCTGCTTGTAGTAGGGCCGGATCCCTGGGTAATCAGCAAAGATGGCTTTTATTATTACCTGCATACTACCGGCAACAGTATCGTTATCCGGAAAACAAAGACGATGACCGCATTGAAATCTGCGCAACCGGTGGTAGCCTGGCAACCAACACCAGGCAGTGCCAACTCAAAAAATATATGGGCTCCGGAGTTACACTACCTGAATAAAAAATGGTATCTCTATTATACGGCGGGTGCTACCGCCAACCTGGCTACCCAGCGCACCTACGTGCTGGAAAATGCAGCTGCGGATCCTACCACCGGCAGCTGGACAGACAAAGGCCAGATAGGGGATACGGCGGCTAACTTCTTTGCTATTGATGGTACAGTACTTGAATACAAAGGCAAAAACTATTTTATCTGGAGCGGACATATCTCGGCTACGGACAATACCCAACGTTTATATATTGCCCGTATGGCTGATCCCTGGACACTTGCCACGCCACGGGTAGAAATATCTGCACCAACATATGCCTGGGAGAAAATAGGTACCCCCAACGTAAATGAAGGGCCGGAAATTCTGCAAAACGCGAAGAAAGCGGTATTCCTGATCTATTCTGCCAGTGGCTGCTGGACGGATGATTATGCACTTGCACAGCTCAGGCTGAAAAAGAAAGGAGACCCCTTACAGCCTTCTCATTGGGAAAAAGCACCGCTGCCTGTATTCAGCAAAAGCCCTGAAAATAGCGCTTTTGGCCCGGGACATAATGGTTTTTTTAAATCACCGGATGGTAAGGAGGACTGGATCATCTATCATGCCAATCCATCCGCAGGGCAAGGATGTGGGAATGCCCGCAGCCCGAGGATACAACGTATCACCTGGAGAGCAGATGGTACCCCCGATTTTGGGGTGCCATTACCACTGGACAAGCGGATTAAGAAACCATCAGGGGAATGAGGTCATAGCTGGCAGCGTATACCCATTACTGTAGGGAACTGTTACTTTTTTAACAGGTATCCTGCTTTTACAATCATATTGCTCCAGGATCAGGTCGTATAGCTGTTTGCCGTTTTTCTCAAAGCGGTATTTGTTTTCATAACACCGGTTACTTGTTTCGCCGCTGCCGTCTTCATACTCATAGCTAACTGGGATATGGATTAAGGGTTTGAGCTTTCCATCCCCGAAGCCGATAATATCTGCCCATACGTGGCTTTCTCCCATATGGGTAAGTCCGCCATGCAGCACCACGCCCATTTGGGCATCACCGGTACGGACCAGTTTAACAAAGTGGCCGGGGTAACCAAACCTGCCGCCACCGCCAGCATTTAGTACGGCATCCTGCAATTGCCAGCTGTTGTTCTGTTTACTGAAAAGCAATACATCACACCAGCCGGAGGAAGCGCCAAATTCAGGCCCGCGGTTGGCCATTACAGCGATACAGTAGGTGGTTTTGTCATCTTTGAAAAAACGGAGTGTATCCAGGGTACGTTCGATGCTGTCTTTTTCATTGCCAATTTTAACTTCCAGCGAAACGGTGTCATACACAGGTTGAGCCAGTTGTAATGCCAGCGCAGGGGTAAAGTCGGGCTGCTCAGGAAGTTTCAGACTCCAGTTGTCTGCCGGGCGGGTACTGCTGATCAGTTTGATACCCGCAATTTTCCAGCCATCGTCTTTCTTTTGCAGCTGAAACTGCTGTACAAAAGTACCGCTACCATTCGTGGTATCTGCTACAAATACGGTAGCGGTGATATTCACGGGTGTTTGTCCAAACACTTTGGGAGGAGGCTCCATGTGCAGCATTTTGGTAGCAGTAATACCACCATACATATTCTTATGGGAAAACTGGGCCGCCGTACCCCATCGTCCTCCGGTGCAATAGTTATAGGCTTTGTTGTATTGCTGCTGGCCCAGGGCGGTGATAAACGCGGTAACCACTTCGGCCGGCATCAGTGGAACTGCTACTGCCGGCATGTCTGCTGCAGCAGAGGTAAGTGCCTGCCCATTGTTAAGATTGTTTTGCGGATAATAAGTAATGGTCCGCACGATGGCCAGTTGCACTTTGCCCGCTTCCAGCTGTGTTTGTTTTAGCCAGTTGCCGGGAGTGTCATACTCATACTGATAAGTGCGCAGCAGGGCTCTTCCCTTATCGGTGCTGGTCATGGCGCTGATATCTCCCTGTTTATTTAACTCCAGGGTAGTAAAAAGAGTATTGTCCGCAGCGCCTTTATATACTGTCTTTGATTTATACAGCTGGCCTTTGGTGTCAAACTCATTGGTAAACAGGATATCGTTATCTGCACTTACCGTATGCTGTTCGGCTATTTCTCCTTTTTTATCGTATTTAAAGGTAGTTTGGGTGACTTCTTTTTCAGGATAAGTGGTCTGGGTATTTTGTATGACCATGCCATGTTGATCATAGCGGAGTTTTTCCCGTTGTACCACCTGATGTTTATTTTCCTCATAGTAACCATAAGTAACGATTTCGGTGATATGGTCATTATTGTCATACAGGAATACCTTTTTCTGAAATCCGGTGATACTATCGATCCGGTTATTGGAATAAAAATACCAGCTGTCATCTGTGTTTTTTTCCAGGTTACTGTAATTGCTTCTTCTCAGCAACACCCCTGCGGATGAATAGTCGCTTTCGGTACAATAAACCGTAGCTGCTTGCTGCCCGTTTTTGTCATAACTGTAGGTGCACGCTTTTACTGATTTTACAGGACCTCTTAATGACCAGTCTTTCAGTGTAAGGGAACCCCGGACAGCCAGGTGTTGTTTGCTGATGTTGTCATTAATACCCTGGGCATGGAGATGGAAGGATAACAAACAAAGGGCAGCAGGTAATACCAGTTTATTCATTAATAGATACATATTTAAACGGGCTCAAATATAAGGCTTTAACAAACCCTTTTTTTCTTTGCATTAAAAAGTTACTTTTAAACTGATTTATTCCCACAACTGAAATGACCATATGACAAGTATTTTTTTTCCGGGTAAACTGATGATGAGTTTGTTGACCATGCTGGTATGTGCCTGTGCCCTGAGTGCCTGTTCCAGTGCCTCCGGCACCTCCGGTGCTTCCAATACTGCTAAAAAGCCGGAGTGGATTCCGCTCTTTAATGGCAAGGATATTAATGACTGGATGGTGAAAATCCACCATCATGAGGTGGGGGAGAACTTCGGTAATACTTTCCGGGTGGAAGACAGCATTATTAAAATACGGTACGACCAGTACGGTGATTTTAATGAACAGTATGGCCATTTATATTATAAGCAACCTTATTCCCATTATCATTTAAAATTTGAGTACCGGTTTGTAGGAAAGTGGTGCACTACGGCACCGGGGTATACTATTCTGAACAGTGGCGTGATGTTTCATTCCCAGGACCCGCGTACGATGCCAAAGGAGCAGGACTGGCCTATTTCTGTAGAGATGCAGTTACTCGCTGGGTTGGGAGATGGCCAACCTCGCCCTACCGGTAATATGTGTTCACCAGGTACCAATGTAGTGTATAAAGGCAGGCTGGAGCCCCAGCATTGTCTGGAATCCTCCTCCCAAACCTATGAAGGAGAGCAATGGGTACATGGAGAATTGATTGTATTGGGGGATTCTCTCATCACACACATTATTAATGGTGATACGGTATTACAGTATTCCAAGCCTCAGATTGGCGGAGGGGTGGTGAACCGTTATGATCCCGCCATTAAAATAGATGGTAAGTTATTGACAGAAGGATATATTGCATTGCAGAGCGAGGGGCAGCCTATTGATTTCAGAAGAATTGAGCTGTTGGATTTGTCCGGAAATAAGCGTGGAGTACCTGTTAAGCGACCATAATGTTGTCTGATGAAATTTATAGCAGGTTTTTTAAATGTTGTTCTTTTATTGGGAACCATTCAGGGATTCATCATCAGCGGATTGCTTTTTTATGCTAAAAAGCGGTCATTATCCAAGCGTCTGCTGGCCGGGATCATCTTTTTCCTGACATTGGCCTGTATGAACCTGTACCTTGGTAATACCAACTGGTTCCAGATAAATCGCTGGGTGAACCTGATCTTCAGTGTAATCCCGCTGGTGATTATAATGCCCATAGGGCCGTTGATCTACTTTTATGTAAAATCCTGCACAGATCCTGCTTTTAGCCTGCAACGAAAGGATCGTATTCATTTTTACCCGGTTATCATAGATCTGGGTGCTCAGCTGGCGGCAGCTATCTTTATTGTGGGCGTACTTACCGGGCTGTTACCTAATAAACCGCAACCCTGGGGACTATTTATTGATACTTACAATGTTTATTCAGATATTCCGAGATGGGTGTCTGTTACTACCTATGTGTGGTTATCGGCCAGGTATCTCACCCGATTAAAGGCCAGTAATGAAGCACCGGTGGAGGCACCTTATTATACCTGGCCCTGGCAGATGCTTAAAGGGCTTACCATCTTTCAGGCCATCTGGCTGATATACCTGATCCCGTATATTATCCCCCGGTATTCAAATGCGCTGCTGGACCTGGTAGACTGGTATCCAATTTACATCCCGATGGTGGTTTTAATTTACTGGCTGGGGATGAAAGGCTACCTGATGATCCCGCAAATGGAACTAATGTCTTTGCTCCGCCAGGAAGTAAAGGCTCAGAAAGCAGCACCAGCTCCGATGGCATTGCCGGAAGATACCATTGCAGAAACGGTACCTGTCCTGATCAAAGCAATGGAAGAAGACCGGCTTTATCTTGATCCCAACCTGAACCTGGCATTGCTGGTGCAGCATACCGGTATCCCTCAGAAAACAATCTCTGCCGTATTAAACCAGCATCTGAACAAAAGTTTTAATGAATTTGTGAACGCCTACCGGATTGGGTACTTCAAACAAAAGATCTGTGATCCCCGACAGGAACATCTCACTATTTTAGGGGTGGCTTATGATTCCGGGTTTAATTCGCAGGCTACTTTTCAACGTGCCTTCAAAAACGAAATGGGGGTGTCGCCCCGGGAATACCTGGCGATGGAATTGAAAAAACGGATTAAATCCGGCTAAAATACCAGTAAATAGTGCTCAAATCCGGATATGAGTAGATAGGCTGCCGGGAAAAACGGTGATTTGCTGCTAAAAAAAGCAATGAAGATTCTTCAGCCCGTTTGTTTGATCATCGTATTTTTCCTGCTTCCTATAGAGGGGATCGCCCAGGATCTATTTCTTGCGCTTTCCGGTAAAATTGTAAATGCCCAGACCGGTATCCCTATTCCATATGCCAACATCCAGTTAAAGTCCAAAGGTACCGGTACCATCTCCAATACTGCCGGTGAATTTATTTTAAAGATACCCACTCAGTACCTGCCGGATAGTGTGGTGATATCCTGTATGGGATATCAGCGTAGCACATTACCTATTCCTGCTGCTGGCTTTACAGACCAGGATATCCTGCTTACCCCGGCGGTACTGGAGCTAAAGGAAGTAGCTGTAAAAGTACGTAGCGGATGGGATATCCTGAAAGCAGCTATGGCCAGCATACCGGACAATTATGACACCGCTGCGGTGCGACTCACCGCTTTTTACCGTGAACACCTCTGGCTGGAGGACCAGGAGCTGAATTTTAATGAATCTGTGCTGGAGATCATCAAAACATTTTATACAGACGAGGCCCGGCAGGATCAGATCAGGATATTGAAAGGACGAAAAAAGGAGATCAAACATCATTGGGATCCCCAGTTCTTTGGTTTTATCAGTAACATCAGTA encodes:
- a CDS encoding 3-keto-disaccharide hydrolase; the protein is MTSIFFPGKLMMSLLTMLVCACALSACSSASGTSGASNTAKKPEWIPLFNGKDINDWMVKIHHHEVGENFGNTFRVEDSIIKIRYDQYGDFNEQYGHLYYKQPYSHYHLKFEYRFVGKWCTTAPGYTILNSGVMFHSQDPRTMPKEQDWPISVEMQLLAGLGDGQPRPTGNMCSPGTNVVYKGRLEPQHCLESSSQTYEGEQWVHGELIVLGDSLITHIINGDTVLQYSKPQIGGGVVNRYDPAIKIDGKLLTEGYIALQSEGQPIDFRRIELLDLSGNKRGVPVKRP
- a CDS encoding cytochrome ubiquinol oxidase subunit I, producing the protein MDDFLAARSQMALSLGFHIIFSCIGMVMPFFMAVSHYYYLKTNNPVYKNITKAWSKGVAIFFATGAVSGTVLSFELGLLWPEFMKHAGPIFGMPFSLEGTAFFIEAIALGFFLYGWDRFNRWFHWVTGVIVGISGLISGILVVAANAWMNSPTGFDYINGEYTNIDPIKAMFNDAWFSQALHMSVAAFVATGFAVAGVHALMILKGKNVPFHSKAFKIAAVFGTVAAILQPLSGDISAKDVAKRQPAKLAAMEAHFHTEKAAPLIIGGIPDEKTQTVKYALKIPGLLSFMAHNDFNAEVKGLDSTPPENHPPVAVTHYAFQVMVGLGMAMMGIALLYFLALWKRKRWLDSRWLLKLFVIATPMGFIAVEAGWTVTEVGRQPWIIHNVMRTADAVTPMPGIIYSFYLFTAVYVSLSIIVIFMLYRQIKMVGKLYDLPADPSQIKG
- a CDS encoding helix-turn-helix domain-containing protein; this translates as MKFIAGFLNVVLLLGTIQGFIISGLLFYAKKRSLSKRLLAGIIFFLTLACMNLYLGNTNWFQINRWVNLIFSVIPLVIIMPIGPLIYFYVKSCTDPAFSLQRKDRIHFYPVIIDLGAQLAAAIFIVGVLTGLLPNKPQPWGLFIDTYNVYSDIPRWVSVTTYVWLSARYLTRLKASNEAPVEAPYYTWPWQMLKGLTIFQAIWLIYLIPYIIPRYSNALLDLVDWYPIYIPMVVLIYWLGMKGYLMIPQMELMSLLRQEVKAQKAAPAPMALPEDTIAETVPVLIKAMEEDRLYLDPNLNLALLVQHTGIPQKTISAVLNQHLNKSFNEFVNAYRIGYFKQKICDPRQEHLTILGVAYDSGFNSQATFQRAFKNEMGVSPREYLAMELKKRIKSG
- a CDS encoding 3-keto-disaccharide hydrolase is translated as MKKHFLLTALLFCAGAAAHAQSYSLFNFKDFSGWHMDVPAMDKDTSVKAPFIIRNGLLVSLADPQGHLITDSTYENYQLEVQYRFAAKPGNCGVLVHASTPRVLYAMFPKSIEAQLMHENAGDFWCIGEDIAVPDMEKRRGPKENWGTTEGKGRRILNLTDNSENPVGEWNTMKLECRGNEIKVWINGQLVNHGTNCTASKGSIALQAEGSEVEFRKVEITPLSKKKRK
- a CDS encoding cytochrome d ubiquinol oxidase subunit II, with amino-acid sequence MLYVVIAYLWAAILFYLLLGGADFGAGIIELFTSRKNRSKTRRTMYRAIGPIWEANHMWLIITIVILFVGFPAIYTTMSVHLHIPLVIMLLGIIARGTAFTFRHYDAVADEMQVLYNKIFQYSSLITPLFLGIIAGSAVSGHIDTQASDFLSAYIFSWLNWFSVSVGCFTVAICGFLAAVYLIGETDNETDRQRFISKTKNTNIAAVICGALVFIAAYAEGIPLTQWVFGNTWGVLAIVAATLSLILMWYLLYKGKTRILRVLAGFQVTMILFTTTFRHFPNIVLLKNGGYLSLLEHRGQDKTIEALALALLLGSIFILPALFYLIYSFQKKANPELHK
- a CDS encoding glycoside hydrolase family 43 protein, translated to MKKNILWIFLLLATAGNSQTTPIISTDTASTFTNPLLVVGPDPWVISKDGFYYYLHTTGNSIVIRKTKTMTALKSAQPVVAWQPTPGSANSKNIWAPELHYLNKKWYLYYTAGATANLATQRTYVLENAAADPTTGSWTDKGQIGDTAANFFAIDGTVLEYKGKNYFIWSGHISATDNTQRLYIARMADPWTLATPRVEISAPTYAWEKIGTPNVNEGPEILQNAKKAVFLIYSASGCWTDDYALAQLRLKKKGDPLQPSHWEKAPLPVFSKSPENSAFGPGHNGFFKSPDGKEDWIIYHANPSAGQGCGNARSPRIQRITWRADGTPDFGVPLPLDKRIKKPSGE
- a CDS encoding FtsX-like permease family protein, whose amino-acid sequence is MLKNYFIVAWRNLFRNKVYSAVNIIGLATGMTVALLIGLWIWDELTFNKRYPHYDQLAQVLITQKFNGETGTGPINSIPAITELRNKYGGDFKHVALVSFNNDRIMAAGEVKLTAKGMWAEPAFPEMLTLKMLAGKQTALEDPSSILLSHSLATALFGKEDPMNKLVKMDNHIDLKVAGVYEDLPPNGSFNDTKFLVAWDKYKATEKWVDYAQKEWDNHGFLAFVQLNEHVDIDRVNAQIRDLAKPHVTSGNEELQLHPMRQWHLYGEFRNGKVVGGRIQFVWLFGTIGVFVLLLACINFMNLSTARSEKRSKEVGIRKAVGAQRGQLIRQLLSESLLMAGLSFLLAIVLLQLVLPFFNTLADKQIHVPWLHPMFWLLTLGFTLFTGFIAGSYPAFYLSGFKPVKVLKGTFRAGRYATLPRKVLVVTQFTVSVTLIIGTLIVYRQIQYAKNRPVGYTREGLITIEMNTPEITGRYNALREELLATGAVADMGESSSKSTGIENTNTGFSWEGLPPGATPNFATVSVTHDYGNTIGWQIKEGRDFSRSFPTDSGGFLLNEAAVKLIGMKEPIGKIISWNGKPHTVLGIVKNVVMESPYQPVYPLIYNLDYSYLMYITIRINPVMPVREALAKITPVFTRNNPGSPFVYQFTDQEYAAKFSDEERIGRLAAVFAALAIFISCLGLSGLASFVAEQRTREIGVRKVLGASVFSLWKLLSRDFIVLVLVAVVIATPVAWHFLTQWLQKYEYRAPVSWWIFALAGLSALLITLATVSYQAIRAARMNPVKSLHTN